A single window of Magnetococcus marinus MC-1 DNA harbors:
- a CDS encoding type III pantothenate kinase — translation MLLVMDVGNTNIVLGLYEGDQLAHSWRIASRIERTGDEYGILLANLLQLKQVDAHGINGVILASVVPPIGSALVRAVRRYLGLETLVVGASMKYGLPLSEESPSGVGADRLVNAVAVFDKVAHAAIVVDFGTATTFDLIGEQGIYLGGAIAPGLNSSLDALFEKTAKLPRIELFHPERVIGKTTEEAMRSGLYWGYVGLVDGIIERMRVESGFANIHVTATGGLAKLIARDSRCIDDVDDMLTLTGLRLLYQRNR, via the coding sequence ATGCTATTGGTGATGGATGTTGGTAATACCAATATTGTCTTAGGGCTGTATGAAGGGGATCAACTGGCCCACTCGTGGCGCATTGCCAGCCGCATAGAGCGTACCGGTGATGAGTATGGAATACTTCTTGCGAACCTGCTTCAATTAAAGCAGGTGGATGCACACGGCATTAACGGGGTGATCTTGGCCAGTGTGGTGCCTCCCATCGGTTCAGCCTTGGTGCGCGCAGTGCGGCGCTATTTAGGGTTGGAGACGTTGGTGGTGGGGGCAAGTATGAAATATGGTTTGCCCTTGTCCGAGGAGAGCCCTAGCGGGGTTGGTGCGGACCGGCTGGTCAATGCGGTGGCGGTGTTTGACAAGGTTGCTCATGCGGCCATTGTGGTGGATTTTGGCACGGCCACCACCTTTGATTTAATTGGCGAACAGGGTATTTATCTGGGCGGGGCCATTGCGCCGGGATTAAATTCATCGTTGGATGCGCTGTTTGAAAAGACGGCCAAGTTACCCCGCATTGAGCTGTTTCATCCAGAGCGGGTGATCGGTAAAACCACTGAAGAGGCCATGCGTTCGGGTCTTTATTGGGGTTATGTTGGGCTGGTCGATGGTATTATTGAGCGCATGAGAGTCGAGTCGGGCTTTGCCAATATCCATGTTACCGCCACGGGCGGATTGGCTAAGTTAATTGCCCGGGATAGTCGTTGCATTGATGATGTGGATGATATGTTGACCTTGACGGGTCTGCGGCTGCTGTATCAACGAAACCGGTAA
- a CDS encoding SPOR domain-containing protein — MGITLPMDNLSNMLGRVLPWFVAAILAVTAVAFLWNGMHARQDDGPDAVWKGPNPVVARAMALPERMLVELEGMGERPKRADKPVEAKPPVVESKPVEPRMPPPSMVNSMPKTPPKPLVPVAGSQYIVQVGSFVYEFGAGQLLERLQSRGYESTVLEAVEMVTLNQVQAGPYDDLEAAKESEVKLMAGGFRVTIEKNWQGLIIPVGESMQLGDAISIMDKAEQLYVRPLRVVKIESTQKLYKVVMGPYKDEAEAKGVASRLADLGMTSPLIKIWYGGTDLKEGWRATQPKS; from the coding sequence ATGGGTATCACTCTACCGATGGACAATCTTTCTAACATGCTAGGCCGGGTTCTACCTTGGTTTGTGGCAGCCATCTTAGCGGTGACGGCGGTGGCCTTCTTATGGAATGGCATGCATGCTCGCCAGGATGATGGGCCAGATGCCGTGTGGAAAGGTCCAAACCCGGTTGTGGCGCGTGCCATGGCACTACCTGAACGTATGCTGGTGGAACTTGAGGGTATGGGGGAGCGTCCTAAGCGGGCTGATAAGCCTGTGGAGGCTAAACCGCCAGTGGTTGAGTCAAAACCCGTTGAGCCACGGATGCCTCCGCCAAGCATGGTTAATAGCATGCCCAAGACGCCACCGAAACCGTTGGTGCCGGTGGCGGGTAGCCAATATATTGTGCAGGTGGGCAGCTTTGTCTATGAATTTGGTGCTGGGCAGTTGCTTGAGCGCTTGCAAAGCCGTGGTTATGAATCCACAGTGCTCGAAGCGGTGGAGATGGTTACGCTTAATCAAGTACAAGCGGGACCTTATGACGACCTGGAAGCGGCCAAGGAGAGTGAGGTAAAGCTCATGGCGGGTGGTTTTCGGGTAACGATTGAAAAAAACTGGCAGGGCTTAATTATTCCCGTTGGTGAGTCGATGCAATTGGGCGATGCCATTAGTATTATGGATAAGGCGGAACAGCTCTATGTGCGACCTTTGCGGGTGGTTAAGATAGAATCCACTCAAAAGCTTTATAAAGTGGTGATGGGGCCTTACAAGGACGAGGCCGAGGCAAAGGGTGTGGCCTCGCGCTTGGCTGATCTAGGAATGACCTCTCCTTTGATTAAAATTTGGTATGGTGGTACGGATTTAAAAGAGGGTTGGCGAGCCACGCAGCCCAAATCGTGA
- a CDS encoding methyl-accepting chemotaxis protein, with product MFNNLRLWANIMIGMGFAIAFVVIGLIVTGLNNLEGVILRSEEAQLRERAESVITQVQSETRLAQALSALVAHIPLVQEKFEQGDRAWLAQQLEPAYQVIARDFGAKQFQFHTPPAFSFLRLHKPEKFGDDLSSFRHMVVNTNEKKSASQGLESGVAGLGARGIVPVFHGEKHLGSVEFGMSFGPAFFTAFKQKHGADAALYLFKEGKFITFASTMPEALLQPQELKQAYAGKRVYTRRAFNATPYAIYGTMVKDYSGTPLGVVEIAMNRSAHVAAFAKARNQAWIIGGLALLVGLLLALLTARALGRRIRALVQGVNLLAEGNLTVSLPSDGQNEIAELGRATEEMRSYLHDLVSKVEHNASAVNHASREIATSVERQAATSSGMSASVAEITSTMEELSASSSQIAEYSEKVVVIANQTWESSKEGSLAMQSIVTKMEDIKSDNEKSLAEIVDLGSKSKEISKVMEIINNIADQTKLIAFNAALEASSAGESGQRFGVVAAEIRRLADSVTESTSEIERKTREIQDSISRLVITSEKGALGITEGMRESFQTATRLNELVDAASRSTKSAKQISLSTQQQKTASSQVVVALREIVTASSNTADAVEHIAQIANQMTDVSSELKAQVGRFILHEDQHSH from the coding sequence ATGTTTAACAATTTACGACTGTGGGCCAACATTATGATTGGCATGGGGTTCGCCATCGCCTTTGTGGTGATTGGGCTGATCGTGACCGGTCTAAACAACCTGGAAGGGGTGATTTTGCGTTCAGAAGAGGCTCAACTGCGGGAACGTGCCGAATCTGTCATTACTCAAGTCCAAAGTGAAACCCGCTTGGCTCAGGCGCTCAGCGCCTTGGTTGCCCATATCCCTTTGGTGCAGGAAAAATTTGAACAGGGAGATCGCGCTTGGTTGGCTCAGCAGTTGGAACCCGCTTATCAAGTGATCGCCCGAGATTTTGGCGCAAAACAGTTTCAATTCCATACCCCCCCAGCGTTCTCCTTCTTGCGGCTGCATAAGCCAGAGAAATTTGGCGATGACCTCTCATCATTTCGTCATATGGTGGTAAATACCAATGAAAAAAAGAGCGCTAGCCAAGGGTTAGAGAGCGGTGTGGCCGGTTTAGGGGCGCGGGGCATTGTGCCAGTTTTCCATGGGGAAAAACATCTGGGTTCGGTAGAGTTTGGCATGTCCTTTGGCCCAGCTTTTTTCACCGCATTTAAGCAAAAACATGGGGCCGATGCCGCCCTTTATCTGTTTAAAGAGGGAAAATTTATTACCTTCGCCTCAACCATGCCCGAGGCGCTGTTGCAGCCGCAGGAGCTTAAACAAGCCTACGCAGGCAAACGGGTCTATACCCGCCGAGCCTTCAATGCTACCCCCTATGCCATTTATGGCACCATGGTGAAGGATTACTCGGGCACGCCACTGGGGGTGGTCGAAATCGCGATGAACCGTTCGGCACATGTGGCCGCCTTTGCCAAAGCGCGCAATCAAGCCTGGATCATTGGGGGTTTGGCGCTGCTGGTGGGGCTCTTGCTGGCGTTGTTGACGGCGCGGGCGTTGGGGCGGCGTATCCGGGCGTTGGTGCAGGGCGTCAACCTGTTGGCCGAAGGCAACCTCACCGTTTCACTGCCCAGCGATGGCCAAAATGAGATTGCCGAGCTGGGCCGCGCCACCGAAGAGATGCGCAGCTATCTGCATGATCTGGTATCAAAAGTTGAGCATAATGCATCGGCTGTAAACCATGCCAGCCGTGAGATCGCCACCTCCGTGGAGCGCCAAGCGGCAACCTCTAGCGGTATGTCGGCCTCGGTCGCGGAAATTACCTCCACCATGGAAGAGTTGTCGGCGTCATCCTCACAAATCGCTGAGTATTCTGAAAAGGTGGTGGTTATTGCCAACCAAACCTGGGAAAGTAGTAAAGAGGGCTCCCTTGCGATGCAGTCCATCGTCACCAAGATGGAGGATATTAAGAGCGATAACGAGAAAAGTTTGGCCGAAATTGTTGATCTGGGAAGTAAATCCAAAGAGATCAGCAAGGTTATGGAAATTATCAATAACATTGCCGATCAGACCAAATTAATCGCCTTTAATGCCGCGCTGGAGGCCTCCAGTGCCGGTGAATCGGGGCAACGCTTTGGCGTGGTGGCTGCTGAGATCCGCCGTCTGGCCGATAGCGTGACCGAGTCCACCAGCGAAATTGAGCGAAAAACCCGTGAGATCCAGGACTCCATCAGCCGTTTGGTGATTACCTCAGAAAAGGGTGCATTGGGTATTACTGAGGGCATGCGTGAATCTTTTCAGACCGCCACACGACTCAATGAATTGGTGGATGCTGCCAGCCGTTCAACCAAATCGGCCAAGCAGATCTCTCTTTCGACCCAGCAGCAGAAGACCGCCAGCAGTCAGGTGGTGGTGGCCTTGCGGGAAATAGTGACCGCCAGTAGCAACACGGCAGATGCGGTGGAGCATATCGCCCAGATCGCTAACCAGATGACCGATGTTTCTAGTGAACTTAAAGCACAAGTCGGTCGTTTCATTTTACATGAGGATCAACATAGCCATTAA
- a CDS encoding valine--tRNA ligase, whose amino-acid sequence MPKSYDPTGVEQRWYQTWEEQGCFKPSGLSAANAYCIMIPPPNVTGSLHMGHAFQDTIMDALIRYNRMQGHNTLWQCGTDHAGIATQMVVERQLEAEGKSRHDLGRDAFIERVWEWKASSGNTITKQLRRMGASCDWSRERFTMDDGLSEAVKEVFVRLYEEDLIYRGKRLVNWDPVLHTAVSDLEVISEEEQGHMWHMRYPMVEGDGFLVVATTRPETMLGDSAVAVHPEDARYQHLIGKQVVLPLTGRTIPVIGDDYVDPEFGSGCVKITPAHDFNDYEVGKRHNLPQMSIFTVDACINEDAPARYRGMDRYEARKRIVEDLQEAGLLEKIVDHKLMVPRGDRTKAVIEPLLTDQWFVTTAPLAAEAIKVVEEGRIKFVPENWSKTYFEWMRNIQDWCISRQIWWGHRIPAWYGPDGQVFVCRTQEEASQKASQHYGKPVALTQDNDVLDTWFSSALWTFSTLGWPEKSQELASFHPTNVLVTGFDIIFFWVARMIMMGLKFTDEVPFHTVYVHGLVRDGEGHKMSKSKGNVLDPLDLIDGISLEDLVAKRTRDMMQPHLAKKIEKQTRKEFPDGIAAAGTDALRFTLASLATQGRDIKFDLGRMEGYRNFCNKLWNASRFVLMNAEGQDCGLERVDLPLSVTDQWIVSKFQRTARDVTQDIENYRFSDAANTLYQFLWGSYCDWYLEMVKTTLYDENAAEAAKAAVRHTMVGVLEASLRLLHPLMPFITEELWQKLAPLAGKPAGSIMLAPWPEADEGRILDQIESEIDWVQRFTSTIRGIRSEMDIPPSKKIQVLVRGDDSAVARLRRHVSTVTALAKLEGWAVLQDEAPQGCATGVLEDMQLYIPMKGLIDVAAESARLQKSLDKLDADWQQVTRKLSNENFIAKANPEVVAKERDKANELMEKKRAVQEALTRIQAMA is encoded by the coding sequence TTGCCAAAATCCTATGACCCCACCGGTGTGGAACAGCGCTGGTATCAAACCTGGGAAGAGCAGGGGTGTTTTAAACCCAGTGGTCTAAGTGCGGCCAACGCCTACTGCATCATGATCCCCCCCCCCAATGTGACCGGCAGCCTGCATATGGGGCACGCTTTTCAAGATACCATCATGGATGCCCTGATCCGCTACAACCGCATGCAGGGGCATAATACCCTGTGGCAGTGTGGGACCGATCATGCCGGCATCGCCACCCAAATGGTGGTGGAACGGCAACTCGAAGCCGAGGGTAAAAGCCGCCACGATCTTGGCCGCGATGCCTTTATTGAACGGGTTTGGGAGTGGAAAGCCAGCAGTGGTAACACCATTACCAAACAGCTCCGCCGAATGGGGGCTTCCTGCGATTGGAGCCGTGAACGCTTTACCATGGATGACGGACTCTCCGAGGCGGTCAAAGAGGTGTTTGTTCGCCTCTATGAAGAAGATTTAATCTACCGTGGTAAGCGCTTGGTCAACTGGGACCCGGTGTTGCACACGGCGGTTTCGGATCTGGAAGTAATCAGCGAGGAAGAGCAGGGCCACATGTGGCACATGCGCTACCCCATGGTCGAGGGCGATGGCTTTTTGGTGGTGGCAACCACTCGACCAGAAACCATGCTGGGGGATAGCGCCGTGGCGGTGCATCCCGAAGACGCGCGCTACCAGCATCTGATCGGCAAGCAGGTGGTGTTGCCCTTGACGGGTCGCACCATTCCTGTGATCGGGGATGACTATGTTGATCCTGAGTTTGGTTCTGGCTGTGTCAAGATCACACCAGCCCACGATTTTAATGACTATGAGGTAGGCAAACGGCACAATCTGCCCCAAATGAGCATCTTTACCGTGGATGCCTGCATCAATGAGGATGCCCCAGCCCGCTACCGGGGAATGGATCGCTACGAGGCGCGTAAACGCATTGTGGAGGATCTGCAAGAGGCAGGTTTGCTGGAAAAAATAGTCGACCACAAACTCATGGTGCCCCGTGGTGACCGTACCAAGGCAGTCATTGAGCCGTTGTTGACCGATCAATGGTTTGTGACCACCGCCCCCTTGGCCGCTGAGGCGATTAAGGTGGTGGAAGAGGGGCGCATTAAATTTGTACCGGAAAACTGGTCCAAAACCTATTTTGAATGGATGCGGAATATTCAAGATTGGTGCATCAGTCGCCAGATATGGTGGGGCCACCGCATTCCCGCTTGGTATGGTCCCGATGGTCAGGTGTTTGTCTGCCGCACCCAAGAGGAAGCGTCCCAAAAAGCCAGCCAGCACTACGGTAAGCCGGTGGCGCTAACCCAAGATAATGATGTGCTGGATACCTGGTTCTCATCGGCACTATGGACCTTTTCGACCCTGGGTTGGCCAGAAAAAAGCCAAGAATTGGCCTCTTTTCACCCCACAAACGTGCTGGTTACAGGTTTTGACATTATCTTTTTTTGGGTAGCCCGCATGATTATGATGGGGCTGAAATTTACCGATGAAGTGCCCTTTCATACCGTCTATGTGCATGGTCTGGTGCGCGATGGCGAGGGGCATAAAATGAGCAAATCCAAGGGTAATGTCTTGGACCCGTTGGATCTGATCGACGGTATTAGCTTGGAGGATCTGGTGGCCAAGCGTACGCGGGATATGATGCAGCCCCATCTGGCCAAAAAGATTGAAAAACAGACCCGTAAAGAGTTCCCCGATGGCATCGCCGCCGCAGGTACGGATGCCTTGCGCTTTACCTTGGCATCGTTGGCGACCCAGGGGCGGGATATCAAGTTTGACCTGGGACGGATGGAGGGCTACCGTAATTTTTGCAATAAGTTATGGAATGCCTCGCGCTTTGTGCTCATGAATGCAGAGGGCCAGGATTGCGGGCTGGAACGGGTGGATCTGCCCCTATCGGTGACCGATCAGTGGATTGTGAGCAAATTTCAGCGCACCGCCCGGGATGTTACACAGGATATTGAAAATTATCGCTTTAGCGATGCGGCCAATACGCTCTATCAATTTTTGTGGGGCAGTTATTGCGACTGGTACTTAGAGATGGTGAAAACCACGCTCTATGATGAGAACGCCGCAGAGGCGGCCAAAGCGGCGGTACGGCACACCATGGTTGGGGTGTTGGAGGCCTCCTTGCGGCTGCTCCATCCGTTGATGCCCTTTATTACCGAAGAGTTGTGGCAAAAGCTGGCCCCTCTGGCGGGCAAGCCCGCAGGTAGCATTATGCTGGCCCCTTGGCCCGAGGCCGATGAAGGCCGTATTTTAGACCAAATTGAGAGCGAAATTGACTGGGTGCAGCGCTTTACCAGCACCATTCGTGGTATCCGTAGTGAAATGGATATCCCTCCCAGCAAAAAGATCCAGGTCTTGGTGCGTGGTGACGACAGTGCGGTGGCCCGTCTGCGGCGCCATGTGAGTACCGTTACCGCCCTGGCCAAATTGGAGGGGTGGGCGGTGTTGCAGGATGAGGCTCCGCAAGGCTGCGCCACGGGGGTGTTGGAGGATATGCAGCTGTATATCCCCATGAAGGGCCTCATTGATGTGGCCGCCGAGAGCGCCCGTTTGCAAAAAAGCTTGGATAAGCTGGATGCCGATTGGCAGCAAGTCACAAGAAAACTGAGCAACGAAAATTTTATTGCCAAGGCCAATCCCGAAGTGGTTGCCAAAGAGCGGGATAAAGCCAATGAACTGATGGAAAAAAAGCGTGCCGTGCAGGAGGCTCTAACACGCATTCAGGCCATGGCATAG
- the nadC gene encoding carboxylating nicotinate-nucleotide diphosphorylase: MTPIWSDIVRSALAEDIGRGDITTNTLIPAGKEAEAVLIAREELVVCGLPVVSEVFKQVDSRIGILPEASDGAGVMAGNTIFTLRGPARGILTGERVALNFFQNLSAVASLTSQFVEKVAGTGCRIVDTRKTVPGMRLLQKYAVRVGGGHNHRMGLDDGVLIKENHIAMAGSIREAVAAMHSSLTHLHRIEVECETLDQVVEALEAGAHILLLDNMTLEQMREAVKINAGRTMLEASGNVTLETVRDIAETGVDMISSGALTHSAGNKDVSLLVRF, from the coding sequence ATGACCCCTATCTGGTCCGATATTGTACGCAGTGCCTTGGCCGAGGATATTGGCCGTGGTGACATTACCACCAACACTTTAATCCCAGCGGGTAAAGAGGCCGAGGCGGTGCTTATTGCCCGTGAAGAGCTGGTGGTTTGTGGTCTACCGGTGGTCTCTGAGGTGTTTAAGCAGGTTGACTCCCGCATTGGTATTCTGCCGGAGGCCTCGGATGGTGCGGGGGTGATGGCAGGTAATACCATTTTTACTCTGCGTGGTCCGGCCCGAGGCATTTTAACCGGGGAGCGAGTGGCACTGAACTTTTTTCAGAATCTCTCGGCAGTGGCCAGCCTTACCTCGCAGTTTGTGGAGAAGGTGGCGGGCACGGGATGCCGCATTGTGGATACCCGTAAAACGGTTCCGGGTATGCGGTTGCTGCAAAAATACGCGGTTAGGGTAGGGGGTGGGCACAACCATCGCATGGGGTTGGATGATGGTGTGTTGATCAAGGAGAACCATATTGCCATGGCAGGCAGCATTCGTGAAGCGGTGGCAGCCATGCACTCCTCCTTGACCCATTTGCACCGTATTGAGGTCGAGTGTGAAACCTTGGATCAGGTGGTCGAGGCGTTGGAAGCCGGTGCCCATATTCTACTGCTGGACAATATGACCCTGGAACAGATGCGCGAAGCGGTTAAGATAAATGCTGGGCGTACCATGCTAGAGGCCAGTGGTAATGTAACCCTAGAGACCGTGCGTGACATTGCCGAAACCGGGGTGGATATGATCTCATCCGGTGCTCTGACCCACAGTGCGGGCAATAAGGATGTCTCGCTTTTGGTGCGTTTCTAA
- a CDS encoding biotin--[acetyl-CoA-carboxylase] ligase translates to MAKGALSSLDEKLVALLVAHGEIPCSGAAIGAGLGISRAAVWKHIQGLRQRGYRIEALHRRGYRLLGEPDFPSLERMQPYLTALSLLHPKQAYFFAETDSTNARASQLARDGAPEGTLCCADAQSGGRGRMQRVWVSPAGENLYFSVVLKPAIAPNDAAQITLLAGLALAQTLRDDLHIEDLYLKWPNDILIGGRKVAGILTEMMAEPERVRYIVVGVGVNVNGRVGDMPADLQCIATTLRESSGRSFDRSQLLARFLDRLGYWYRQFLQGGFAPLRESWLQYGDIQGRRVRVNFYAESFTGVAESMDQNGCLLVTRDDTGALTTVVAGDVNLL, encoded by the coding sequence ATGGCTAAGGGAGCCCTTTCGTCGTTGGATGAAAAACTGGTGGCTTTATTGGTGGCCCATGGCGAAATTCCCTGTAGTGGTGCGGCCATCGGTGCGGGGCTGGGTATCTCACGGGCTGCGGTGTGGAAGCATATTCAAGGTTTGCGGCAGAGAGGATATCGCATTGAGGCGCTGCATCGTCGGGGTTATCGGTTGTTGGGTGAGCCAGATTTTCCATCGCTGGAGCGCATGCAGCCCTATTTAACGGCGCTCTCCCTGCTGCACCCTAAACAGGCCTATTTTTTTGCTGAGACGGACTCCACCAATGCCCGTGCGTCACAGTTGGCGCGGGATGGCGCCCCAGAAGGAACCCTCTGCTGTGCCGATGCCCAGAGCGGTGGGCGGGGTCGTATGCAGCGGGTGTGGGTTTCGCCAGCGGGTGAAAATCTCTATTTTTCTGTGGTGCTTAAACCGGCCATTGCGCCCAACGATGCCGCGCAAATTACCCTTCTAGCGGGGCTAGCTTTGGCACAAACCCTGCGGGATGATCTCCACATTGAGGATCTCTATCTGAAATGGCCCAACGATATTTTGATTGGTGGGCGTAAGGTGGCGGGCATCCTGACCGAGATGATGGCCGAACCCGAGCGGGTGCGCTATATCGTGGTGGGGGTTGGTGTTAATGTTAATGGTCGCGTGGGGGATATGCCGGCTGATTTACAGTGCATCGCCACCACGCTGCGGGAGAGCAGTGGTAGAAGTTTTGACCGCAGTCAATTGCTGGCACGCTTTTTAGACCGCTTAGGTTATTGGTATCGGCAGTTTTTGCAGGGAGGTTTTGCCCCCCTGCGGGAGTCATGGTTGCAGTATGGTGATATCCAGGGCCGACGGGTGAGGGTGAATTTTTACGCGGAATCCTTTACGGGCGTTGCAGAGAGCATGGATCAAAACGGTTGCCTGCTGGTGACGCGGGATGATACGGGTGCCCTAACCACGGTGGTGGCGGGTGATGTCAATCTATTATAG
- a CDS encoding D-alanyl-D-alanine carboxypeptidase family protein, whose amino-acid sequence MSFKLLRNTMLALMVTILAGSQAWAEGLPFHVRAKAAIMGDIDSGAILFDQNSDMPLPPASLTKVMTLYLLYEALQKGDITLETSMPVSRNAWQREGSKTFVKVGDKIRVEDLIRGIAVQSGNDACVVVAEYLGGSEKGFADMMNAKAAALGMEASHFANASGLPAPGHQSSARDFFILTAALMKHFPEYAHYVQQKEYTFNGIRQVNRNHLLWKDKYITGLKTGHTSEAGYCLIAVREKDGQRLCSVVMGSSSTEVREEESMRLLHYGNRSFETVNLFEAGATVRTLRVWKGSQKEVDGVIYNPMRITVPKRQRGALEAGIVFNEPLVAPVRQGQALGSLVVKLEGQEVMRQPVVAKNEVPEGNLMVVLLDAIRLQLGW is encoded by the coding sequence ATGTCTTTTAAGTTGTTGCGTAACACGATGTTGGCTCTAATGGTCACTATTCTGGCTGGAAGTCAGGCCTGGGCCGAAGGGCTACCTTTTCACGTGCGCGCCAAAGCGGCGATCATGGGGGATATTGACAGTGGTGCCATCCTGTTTGATCAAAACAGTGATATGCCGTTGCCACCGGCCTCTTTGACCAAGGTAATGACCCTCTATTTGCTCTATGAAGCGCTGCAAAAAGGGGATATTACCTTGGAGACCTCCATGCCGGTCAGCCGCAACGCTTGGCAGCGGGAAGGCTCTAAAACCTTCGTCAAAGTGGGGGATAAGATCCGGGTTGAGGATCTTATTCGTGGCATCGCCGTGCAGAGCGGTAATGATGCCTGTGTGGTGGTAGCGGAGTATCTGGGGGGCTCTGAAAAGGGTTTTGCTGATATGATGAACGCCAAAGCCGCCGCATTGGGTATGGAGGCCTCTCACTTTGCCAATGCATCGGGCTTGCCCGCGCCGGGTCATCAGAGTAGCGCACGGGATTTTTTTATCTTAACAGCGGCCTTGATGAAGCATTTCCCCGAGTATGCCCACTATGTGCAGCAGAAGGAGTATACCTTTAATGGTATCCGCCAAGTAAACCGCAACCATTTGCTGTGGAAGGATAAATACATTACTGGCCTGAAGACGGGTCATACCAGCGAGGCGGGCTATTGTTTGATCGCCGTGCGGGAAAAAGATGGCCAGCGGCTCTGCTCGGTGGTGATGGGATCCAGCAGTACCGAGGTACGGGAAGAGGAGTCTATGCGTTTGCTGCACTATGGTAATCGCTCGTTTGAAACGGTTAACCTGTTTGAAGCTGGCGCCACAGTACGCACCCTGCGGGTATGGAAGGGCAGCCAGAAAGAGGTGGATGGGGTGATCTATAACCCCATGCGTATTACCGTGCCTAAGCGTCAGCGGGGTGCCTTGGAGGCCGGCATTGTGTTTAATGAGCCGCTGGTTGCTCCGGTGCGGCAGGGTCAAGCGCTGGGTTCTTTGGTGGTTAAGTTAGAGGGGCAAGAGGTCATGCGGCAGCCGGTTGTGGCCAAGAATGAGGTGCCAGAGGGTAATCTTATGGTGGTTTTGTTGGACGCGATCCGTTTGCAGTTGGGCTGGTAG
- the bcp gene encoding thioredoxin-dependent thiol peroxidase has translation MVLEIGASIPSLSLPDQSGEERSLKELLGEKGAVIYFYPKDNTPGCTTEAQDFEALKGEFAAKGYTIIGISKDSVKSHTNFISKYDLSFTLLADVEVKGCEAFGVWQEKKNYGKTYMGIVRSTFVVDGDGVVSHVYKKVQVKEHAQKVLAALG, from the coding sequence ATGGTGTTGGAAATTGGAGCGAGCATACCGAGTCTAAGCCTACCTGATCAAAGCGGCGAAGAGCGGTCGTTAAAAGAATTGCTGGGGGAAAAGGGGGCCGTGATCTATTTTTACCCCAAAGATAACACCCCTGGCTGCACCACCGAGGCACAGGATTTTGAGGCTCTCAAGGGTGAATTCGCCGCTAAGGGATATACTATTATTGGCATCTCTAAGGATTCGGTCAAATCCCACACCAATTTCATTAGTAAGTATGATCTAAGCTTCACCCTGCTGGCCGATGTTGAGGTAAAGGGGTGCGAGGCGTTTGGGGTGTGGCAAGAGAAGAAAAACTATGGCAAAACCTACATGGGTATTGTGCGTTCGACCTTTGTGGTGGATGGTGACGGGGTGGTAAGTCACGTTTACAAAAAAGTGCAGGTTAAAGAGCATGCCCAGAAAGTCTTGGCAGCGCTGGGGTGA
- a CDS encoding septal ring lytic transglycosylase RlpA family protein, producing MLRTLLVGVFLLVLAGCSVTPPPPPPVSQPSLPVPHVKVGEPYSIEGITYRPVPTARGYDAVGVASWYGSQFHGKPTANGEIFDMHAMTAAHKTLPLPSIAQVTNLSNGRRVIVRINDRGPFVGDRLIDMSYEAARRLGFAVQGTTKVRIQALSGEPKLQHEPQDMQVPTEAAHPATREVKAPIVQRNEEPPISVAENRRRTQALPTRQVLVQVGAFSNQGNAHRVVKRIDHLGAARIEPVPNQQPPLYRVRLGPLNADGSLDELLKKLVALGFPSSRLIDP from the coding sequence ATGTTAAGAACGCTGTTAGTGGGGGTGTTTTTGTTGGTGCTGGCGGGTTGTAGTGTGACGCCGCCCCCGCCCCCCCCCGTAAGCCAACCTTCGTTACCTGTTCCTCACGTTAAGGTTGGGGAGCCCTATAGTATTGAGGGCATTACCTACCGCCCCGTGCCCACGGCTAGGGGTTATGATGCGGTGGGGGTCGCCTCTTGGTATGGTTCGCAATTTCATGGTAAACCCACTGCCAACGGTGAAATTTTTGATATGCATGCCATGACGGCGGCACATAAAACCTTGCCGTTGCCCTCGATTGCGCAAGTGACCAACTTAAGCAATGGGCGGCGGGTTATTGTGCGCATTAATGATCGGGGGCCCTTTGTCGGGGATCGGTTGATTGACATGTCCTACGAAGCGGCGCGGCGTTTGGGTTTTGCGGTGCAGGGTACCACTAAGGTACGCATTCAAGCCTTGAGTGGCGAGCCCAAGCTACAGCATGAGCCGCAGGATATGCAGGTACCGACAGAGGCCGCCCATCCCGCTACACGAGAGGTGAAGGCACCCATAGTGCAACGCAATGAGGAGCCCCCCATCTCGGTGGCTGAAAATAGACGGCGCACCCAGGCACTGCCTACCCGTCAGGTACTGGTGCAAGTTGGGGCGTTTTCTAATCAAGGAAATGCCCATCGGGTTGTTAAGCGCATTGATCATCTTGGGGCCGCCCGCATAGAACCGGTTCCCAATCAGCAGCCGCCGTTGTATCGTGTCAGGCTGGGTCCGTTGAATGCGGATGGGTCGCTGGATGAGTTGTTAAAAAAATTGGTGGCTTTGGGCTTTCCGAGTAGTCGTCTTATTGACCCCTAG